In the genome of Treponema pedis, one region contains:
- a CDS encoding S41 family peptidase, translating into MNKKITWINTIIFSTLLLIAVFFMPQKAPAAPNSETENSSDVNMKFLESVYELIKANYVDEVDTELLYQGAMEGMLNSLKDPYTSYIYKDTTIGHDLEDTTSGSFCGIGVHITKAVVSTPERPAYVEIASPIEDTPGWKAGLQSGDYITEIDGTPTEEITQEGVLNMLRGKEGTEVTLKILRGKSMEFEVKIKRAVIEVPTVKFTKIGKDIAYIRLIEFNPNSAKRIIEALDKLKEEDCTKLILDLRDNPGGLITSSIEVSSIFLESGTVVSTKGRAAGTSSTYSVKRFGTKAPKEMPVVILINKGSASASEIVSGALKDHKRAYLIGTRSYGKGLVQNIIPLTQNESVKITVARYYSPSGANIDKLGILPDLEVSRPQFTPEQEKSAINLLSTSEIADFTRSKKELSRDEMLEFAKKLEKKYNIPSNLILPFIKTEYHRSHKAPVIDIEDDIQLKAAVKVLNTENVKALCENSKTLLEMQKADEEKTAANGKDKKKE; encoded by the coding sequence ATGAACAAAAAAATCACTTGGATAAACACAATTATCTTTTCAACTCTTTTACTGATTGCGGTATTCTTTATGCCGCAAAAGGCTCCGGCAGCTCCGAACAGCGAAACGGAGAATTCCTCCGATGTAAATATGAAGTTTTTGGAGTCGGTTTACGAGTTGATAAAAGCAAATTATGTAGATGAAGTAGATACCGAGCTCCTTTATCAAGGCGCTATGGAAGGAATGCTTAATTCTTTAAAAGACCCGTACACCTCATATATTTATAAAGATACAACCATCGGTCACGATTTGGAAGATACCACAAGCGGCTCTTTTTGCGGGATAGGTGTTCATATTACAAAGGCGGTTGTTTCAACCCCCGAGCGTCCGGCCTATGTTGAAATTGCAAGCCCTATAGAAGATACCCCCGGCTGGAAAGCGGGTCTGCAATCGGGAGATTATATAACCGAAATAGACGGCACTCCCACCGAAGAAATTACTCAAGAAGGCGTTTTAAATATGCTTCGGGGAAAAGAAGGAACGGAAGTAACCTTAAAAATCCTACGCGGAAAATCTATGGAATTTGAAGTTAAAATAAAAAGAGCCGTTATAGAAGTGCCGACCGTCAAATTCACAAAAATAGGAAAAGATATAGCATATATACGCTTAATCGAATTTAATCCCAACTCCGCAAAGCGTATAATCGAAGCTTTGGATAAGCTTAAAGAAGAAGACTGCACGAAACTGATTTTGGATTTGCGGGATAACCCCGGAGGCCTTATTACAAGTTCCATAGAAGTTTCAAGTATTTTTTTGGAATCCGGTACGGTAGTTTCCACAAAGGGACGTGCAGCCGGAACAAGTTCCACTTACAGCGTAAAACGCTTCGGCACAAAGGCTCCGAAGGAAATGCCCGTGGTAATTCTTATTAACAAGGGTTCCGCAAGCGCTTCCGAAATAGTTTCCGGAGCTTTAAAAGACCATAAACGCGCTTACCTTATAGGTACCAGGTCCTACGGTAAGGGACTTGTACAAAATATCATTCCGCTTACTCAAAACGAATCGGTAAAAATTACCGTTGCACGCTATTATTCGCCGAGCGGTGCCAATATCGACAAGCTGGGAATCCTGCCCGACTTGGAAGTAAGCCGCCCTCAATTTACACCGGAGCAGGAAAAAAGCGCTATTAATCTTTTAAGCACCTCCGAAATAGCGGATTTTACAAGAAGCAAAAAAGAACTTTCACGCGATGAAATGCTCGAATTTGCAAAAAAACTTGAAAAAAAATATAACATACCTTCAAATTTAATTTTACCGTTTATAAAAACCGAATATCACCGCTCTCATAAAGCTCCTGTAATAGACATCGAAGATGATATTCAGCTTAAAGCCGCCGTAAAGGTTTTAAATACGGAAAATGTAAAAGCTCTTTGCGAAAATTCCAAAACTCTTTTGGAAATGCAAAAAGCCGATGAAGAAAAAACTGCGGCAAACGGTAAAGATAAAAAAAAGGAATAA
- the arcC gene encoding carbamate kinase codes for MAKKIVIALGGNALGNNLEEQRKAVKITAKAIADLVQEGHSVIVSHGNGPQVGMIHLAMSEYHKIDKKTSEPELAVSVAMSQGYIGNDLEAALREELLNRGIDKPVATLITQVVVDSKDPAFSKPTKPIGSFMTKEEADVLIARGENVVEDAGRGYRRVVASPKPVDIAEIESVKALSNAGQIVITCGGGGIPVVKEGNYMRGVPAVIDKDFASAKLAQLLNADCLIILTAVEKVAVNFNKPDQKWLSEISIADAKKYIEEGHFAPGSMLPKVQAAIQFAESKKDGYALITLLEKAKDAINGKSGTIIKA; via the coding sequence ATGGCAAAAAAAATTGTTATAGCTTTGGGCGGAAACGCATTGGGAAACAATTTGGAAGAACAGCGTAAAGCGGTTAAAATTACCGCAAAAGCCATTGCCGATTTGGTTCAGGAAGGACATTCCGTTATCGTTTCGCACGGTAACGGACCTCAAGTAGGTATGATTCATTTGGCAATGTCCGAGTATCACAAAATCGACAAAAAAACTTCCGAGCCTGAACTGGCGGTTTCGGTTGCAATGAGTCAGGGATATATCGGCAATGATTTGGAAGCTGCTTTGCGTGAAGAGCTTTTAAACCGCGGTATCGATAAACCGGTTGCAACTTTGATTACTCAAGTTGTTGTAGATTCTAAAGACCCCGCTTTTTCAAAACCGACAAAACCCATAGGCAGCTTTATGACAAAAGAAGAAGCCGATGTTTTAATTGCACGCGGTGAAAATGTTGTAGAAGATGCGGGACGCGGATACAGAAGGGTTGTGGCTTCTCCGAAACCGGTAGATATTGCCGAAATTGAAAGCGTAAAAGCCTTAAGCAATGCGGGACAAATAGTTATTACCTGCGGCGGCGGCGGAATACCTGTAGTTAAAGAAGGAAACTATATGCGAGGAGTTCCCGCAGTAATCGATAAGGACTTTGCAAGCGCGAAACTGGCTCAATTGCTGAATGCGGACTGCCTTATTATTTTAACGGCCGTAGAAAAAGTTGCCGTTAACTTTAACAAACCCGACCAAAAATGGCTTTCCGAAATTTCGATTGCCGATGCAAAAAAATACATTGAAGAAGGACACTTTGCTCCCGGTTCAATGCTGCCTAAGGTACAAGCCGCAATACAGTTTGCCGAATCGAAAAAAGACGGCTATGCTTTAATCACTCTTTTGGAAAAAGCAAAGGACGCCATTAACGGAAAATCCGGTACGATTATTAAGGCTTAA
- a CDS encoding MATE family efflux transporter — protein MIKTQYGYFGPLNFYKKAFALALPIMVQLFIQSLVSLIDNFMVAGLGDLKMSGVNVSNQLIFVYITGLNIICSAGGIFMSQYNGTKDASGMRQSYRFKLITCGIFAALFLTVSAMIPELLLGLLVRGNTAKAEITAEGKIYMSVIIFTFIPMAFSSSISSSLRETGNVKIPMYIAMFSTLINTIGNYLLIYGNLGAPRLEVAGAAYATVIARLCELVIFILYIKKIKPLFYVKIKHILKVRIDLFREILKKSALIFIADMSWVISETVATAIYNSRGGAEVVSGMSAGWTIAELFFLVFPAVNTSIGVIIGGTLGRNSLEEARVQARWMKTGAAAAGFATGLCEAAAIFLIPIVFGRLTPSSQIVTKKLLLFVALYMPVWTYQNSQYAVARAGGDAVMGAWVDTTVNMLLFTPLMFIMYKFTDLDSPTIYGIAKLTSIIKTVLAGIQLKKERWVKNLTL, from the coding sequence ATGATAAAAACACAATACGGATATTTCGGTCCTCTTAATTTTTACAAAAAGGCATTTGCTCTTGCTTTGCCAATAATGGTCCAGCTTTTTATTCAATCCTTAGTTTCTCTAATAGACAATTTTATGGTTGCGGGTCTGGGCGACTTAAAAATGAGCGGTGTAAATGTTTCCAATCAGTTAATCTTTGTTTATATAACCGGGTTAAACATAATTTGCAGCGCCGGCGGAATTTTTATGTCGCAGTATAACGGTACAAAGGACGCAAGCGGAATGCGGCAGTCTTACCGTTTTAAACTGATTACCTGCGGTATATTTGCAGCTCTTTTTCTAACGGTTTCCGCTATGATTCCTGAACTTTTATTGGGACTTTTGGTAAGAGGAAATACCGCTAAAGCGGAAATAACGGCTGAAGGAAAAATCTATATGAGCGTAATTATTTTTACGTTTATACCTATGGCATTTTCTTCAAGCATTTCTTCTTCGCTGCGAGAAACGGGAAATGTAAAAATTCCTATGTACATTGCAATGTTTTCCACACTTATAAATACGATAGGAAATTATCTTTTAATTTACGGGAATTTGGGTGCTCCGCGTCTTGAGGTTGCGGGAGCCGCCTATGCAACCGTAATTGCAAGACTTTGCGAACTTGTTATTTTTATTTTGTATATAAAAAAAATAAAGCCTCTCTTTTATGTAAAAATAAAACATATATTAAAAGTACGTATAGATTTGTTCCGCGAAATATTAAAAAAGTCGGCTCTTATTTTTATTGCGGATATGTCGTGGGTAATAAGCGAAACCGTTGCCACGGCAATTTACAACAGCAGGGGCGGCGCCGAAGTAGTTTCCGGAATGTCCGCAGGCTGGACAATTGCGGAATTATTCTTTTTGGTTTTTCCTGCGGTAAATACATCTATAGGCGTCATAATAGGCGGAACTCTCGGCCGCAATTCTTTAGAAGAAGCGAGAGTACAAGCCCGATGGATGAAAACGGGAGCCGCAGCCGCAGGATTTGCAACGGGGCTTTGCGAAGCGGCGGCGATTTTTTTAATTCCGATAGTATTCGGAAGACTTACTCCTTCTTCTCAAATCGTAACAAAAAAGCTCTTACTTTTTGTAGCTCTTTATATGCCGGTATGGACATATCAAAATTCTCAATATGCCGTTGCCCGTGCGGGAGGCGATGCCGTTATGGGTGCATGGGTTGACACTACGGTAAACATGCTTTTATTTACGCCCCTTATGTTCATAATGTATAAATTTACCGATTTGGACTCGCCTACTATATACGGCATCGCAAAACTGACAAGCATAATAAAGACCGTGTTGGCCGGTATTCAATTAAAAAAAGAAAGATGGGTAAAAAACTTAACCCTTTGA
- a CDS encoding WecB/TagA/CpsF family glycosyltransferase yields MALTRINFLNVPLDVLNEEDIEETVMSLLEKPGPQQVIFMTLWDVLKARRNNEFGNMVQNAALCLPLSKSLIRGAKFLKKEIPVRRQQFSVIIKFLNVIDAHYKSLYLFGGRKESLLAAEKNVKSTFPNIRIVGRFAGHYHKSLEPQIISAMTKAEPSIVIISSGIPGGRKWIYRNREKFKSGIFIRDASVIDIFSKFKNRPSEIPFEKGYDYLIQVLKNPFKIFNIFRYFWYNILLLFYRLFRNKGVK; encoded by the coding sequence ATGGCTCTAACAAGAATTAACTTTTTAAACGTTCCGCTCGATGTTCTGAACGAAGAAGATATTGAAGAAACCGTAATGAGTTTATTGGAAAAACCGGGTCCGCAACAGGTTATATTTATGACGCTTTGGGACGTTTTAAAAGCAAGACGCAACAACGAATTCGGAAATATGGTACAAAATGCGGCCTTATGTCTTCCTCTTTCAAAAAGTTTAATACGGGGAGCGAAATTTTTAAAAAAAGAAATTCCCGTAAGACGTCAGCAGTTTTCCGTAATTATTAAATTTTTAAATGTAATAGATGCCCACTATAAAAGCCTTTACTTATTCGGAGGAAGAAAAGAAAGCCTTCTCGCCGCGGAAAAAAACGTAAAAAGCACCTTTCCCAATATAAGAATTGTAGGACGCTTTGCAGGGCATTACCATAAATCCCTTGAGCCGCAAATCATTTCCGCAATGACAAAGGCGGAGCCTTCCATAGTAATAATAAGCTCGGGAATCCCCGGCGGAAGAAAATGGATTTACAGAAACAGAGAAAAATTTAAATCGGGCATTTTTATCCGCGACGCCTCGGTAATAGATATTTTTTCCAAATTTAAAAACCGCCCGTCCGAAATTCCTTTTGAAAAAGGCTACGACTATCTTATTCAAGTTTTAAAAAATCCTTTTAAAATTTTTAACATATTCAGATACTTTTGGTACAATATTCTTTTACTTTTTTATAGGCTTTTTAGAAATAAGGGTGTAAAATGA
- a CDS encoding RsmE family RNA methyltransferase, with protein sequence MKQFIVSEIPDSEGIIKLSGKDYRYLVAVRRIKEGQDLKVSVNGNTPSEAEVFNINTEKRYIKLKLKKIHSAVKTVEPRPAIVLMQWLIKGQRMDTAIRQCTEAGVKAVFPILGEFSVIREENKNQTERRKRIIREARQQSGSPVETEIFQAATLNKSLASVFEYLNGKKTTKLLMTEKDEEENSLQTCLKESPEAVILAIGCEGGISPKETEFLIQNGFKQVHFKTNVLRAETAAIYATAAVQTILN encoded by the coding sequence ATGAAACAATTTATTGTTTCCGAAATTCCTGACTCCGAAGGAATAATAAAACTTTCAGGGAAAGATTATCGTTATCTTGTAGCCGTAAGAAGAATAAAAGAAGGGCAAGACCTAAAGGTTTCGGTAAACGGAAACACCCCTTCGGAAGCGGAAGTTTTTAATATAAATACCGAAAAAAGGTATATAAAACTTAAACTAAAAAAAATACATTCCGCCGTAAAAACCGTGGAGCCCCGCCCCGCCATTGTTTTAATGCAATGGCTTATAAAGGGACAAAGAATGGATACGGCAATCCGCCAATGTACCGAAGCGGGAGTTAAGGCCGTCTTTCCGATTTTGGGGGAATTTTCCGTAATACGGGAAGAAAACAAAAACCAAACGGAAAGACGCAAACGTATTATACGCGAAGCAAGACAACAATCAGGCTCTCCCGTAGAAACGGAAATTTTTCAGGCGGCCACTCTTAATAAGAGCTTGGCTTCCGTTTTTGAATACTTAAACGGAAAAAAAACGACAAAGCTTTTGATGACGGAAAAAGATGAAGAGGAAAACTCCCTTCAAACTTGCTTAAAAGAAAGCCCTGAAGCCGTGATTTTAGCTATAGGCTGCGAGGGAGGAATAAGCCCGAAAGAAACCGAATTTTTGATTCAAAACGGATTTAAGCAAGTGCATTTTAAAACAAATGTCCTGCGTGCGGAAACGGCAGCTATTTATGCAACCGCGGCAGTTCAAACAATTTTAAATTAA